The following are from one region of the Moritella sp. 24 genome:
- a CDS encoding peptide ABC transporter substrate-binding protein codes for MTKKLHLSVLALATLNLSYNAIAANLPTNTTLASEQHLVRGNGAEPSSLDPSFVNSGMPDDIIANDMFEGLLIENGQGELIPGQAISWSASDDATQFTFTLRDDLVWSNGDPVLASDFVFAWQRAVNPQTGNNTGHYFVTANLVNAEAIQKNEKPVNTLGVKALDTKTVQVTLTKPTPYFLNMMTIKTFSPLPASVVKQHGDTWSRAENIVTNGAYKLTKWLPNEYVEVQRNKQYWDNKNTVINKVTYLGLESQIAEWNRYQSGEIDMTNRVQLEYYQSMISKHPEQIKSQALLGSYLYSFNTRKAPFDNLQVRQALSMAVDRDILVNKITAQGEPAAYSIVPQTIANYTTSEPDFASESQQQRIKQAKVLLATAGYSKQNPLTFTLTYNTSENHKKIALVIASMWKKLGVNVVLENMEWKSYVSSKNLGDFQLARSWAFGDYAEPSALLAAFTCGNPVNESGFCEPKFDALMASASNTADEVQRYALYQQAEAILSQSAPVIPLYNYTQTRMVRDTLKGFPENNPRGNIYAKDMYFIQ; via the coding sequence TGCCAACAAACACGACATTAGCCAGCGAACAGCATTTAGTACGTGGTAATGGCGCAGAACCAAGTAGCTTAGATCCTAGCTTTGTTAACTCAGGCATGCCTGATGATATTATCGCGAATGATATGTTTGAAGGATTATTAATCGAAAATGGTCAAGGTGAGTTAATCCCAGGACAAGCAATTAGTTGGTCGGCATCGGATGACGCTACACAATTCACGTTTACGTTACGTGATGACTTAGTATGGTCAAACGGCGACCCCGTACTTGCAAGTGACTTTGTATTTGCTTGGCAGCGAGCTGTTAACCCGCAAACAGGTAACAATACAGGGCATTACTTTGTAACCGCTAATTTAGTAAACGCTGAAGCAATTCAAAAAAACGAAAAACCAGTCAACACGTTAGGGGTTAAAGCCCTTGATACAAAAACAGTACAAGTCACATTGACGAAGCCAACCCCCTACTTCTTAAACATGATGACCATTAAAACATTTTCACCACTCCCTGCATCGGTTGTTAAGCAACACGGGGACACTTGGTCTCGTGCAGAAAACATAGTGACCAACGGGGCTTATAAATTAACGAAATGGCTGCCAAATGAGTACGTAGAAGTACAACGAAATAAGCAGTATTGGGATAACAAAAATACGGTGATCAACAAAGTTACGTATTTAGGATTAGAGTCACAAATCGCCGAATGGAATCGTTATCAATCTGGTGAAATTGATATGACGAACCGCGTTCAACTAGAATATTATCAATCAATGATCAGTAAGCACCCAGAGCAAATTAAATCTCAAGCATTACTTGGATCATACTTGTATTCATTTAATACACGTAAAGCCCCTTTTGATAACCTTCAAGTCCGTCAAGCCCTTAGCATGGCTGTAGACAGAGACATCCTGGTGAATAAGATCACCGCTCAAGGTGAACCAGCTGCATACTCGATTGTACCGCAGACAATAGCAAACTATACGACCAGTGAGCCAGACTTTGCCAGCGAATCCCAGCAACAACGCATTAAGCAAGCTAAAGTATTACTCGCGACGGCAGGTTATAGTAAACAGAACCCACTAACATTCACACTGACGTATAACACCAGTGAGAACCACAAAAAAATTGCGCTTGTTATCGCCTCTATGTGGAAAAAACTTGGCGTTAACGTCGTGTTAGAAAACATGGAATGGAAGAGCTACGTATCAAGTAAAAATCTAGGTGATTTTCAACTAGCACGATCGTGGGCATTTGGTGATTACGCAGAACCATCGGCATTATTAGCGGCATTTACCTGTGGTAATCCAGTGAATGAATCTGGCTTTTGTGAACCTAAATTTGACGCTTTAATGGCATCAGCATCGAATACTGCTGATGAAGTTCAACGGTATGCGCTATATCAACAGGCAGAGGCTATTTTAAGTCAATCAGCGCCCGTCATTCCACTATATAACTACACGCAAACTCGTATGGTTAGAGACACGTTAAAAGGGTTTCCCGAAAATAACCCTCGCGGTAACATCTACGCAAAAGACATGTACTTTATCCAATAG
- a CDS encoding YbaB/EbfC family nucleoid-associated protein, which translates to MFGKGGMGGLMKQAQQMQDKMAKVQEELANMEVVGESGAGMVKITMTGSHNVRRVQIDPELMEDDKEMLEDLIAAAINDAARRVEEENKSKMADVTGGMKMPPGMKMPF; encoded by the coding sequence ATGTTCGGTAAAGGCGGAATGGGCGGGCTAATGAAGCAAGCTCAACAAATGCAAGACAAAATGGCTAAAGTACAAGAAGAACTAGCTAATATGGAAGTAGTTGGTGAATCTGGTGCAGGCATGGTTAAAATCACTATGACTGGTAGCCATAACGTACGTCGTGTACAAATCGACCCAGAGTTGATGGAAGACGATAAAGAGATGCTAGAAGATCTTATCGCTGCTGCAATCAATGATGCTGCACGTCGTGTTGAAGAAGAAAACAAGTCAAAAATGGCTGACGTTACTGGTGGAATGAAAATGCCTCCAGGTATGAAAATGCCTTTCTAA
- a CDS encoding fibronectin type III domain-containing protein, whose amino-acid sequence MYKLLTRTCCICITPLMLGACGDETSNSEAVIPSIPPEIEPEFYNNGMPENMKTDARGLPILHSLPTAKGQLYLDFDGDFDLGEFHTGIDFDGNPDAYNKQEQEYIYNWWVSTAAHFSMFDIDVTTEIDVSRPNSWNTIFPGAKLGVAYGGYGINSNDIAQMTASHGPYSSVVGHEGGHTFGLPHVVGVDAQGKINSSYYGSPYPLRGWHLGSGDRIVNKWSNKFRSDKIDSYFGGVEKVASRIAAYDDNSTGYRPDDHKTDLTLASKMDHIKNIGFVATGIIETMEDSDSFYFDWLGGFASISSHAFELSPVNLHLNLYDNNKQSIAMQNNGINHQWISGELPAGRYYITLQSAKRYSDLGEYRLRVNAVPGDWRTANIGPKRSIHSTTYNSDAKQWTLKTTGGDIWGTKDNFVFIYKKLVGEGQIIAKVDSNNVSHAWAKFGVMIRGGLSENSQQFSQLLTGSNGPATFYRSTIDGSTSHVSSREAAARWIKIERIESINNGSKTGEFNHFKASISLDGINWDIVNEQIINLPDEVYIGLAQSALNQTSMLFSSFSSVKVTGNTKRISNDSLKAPSNLTVNSIEYNEVTLQWDDLAEATDYLIERSEDGLSFVEIAKLSDSIYTDTSVVAGTPYSYRVSALNTQGQSSASTALKVQVRAEGPQDMVAISFNENTIVLDWGEPLSQIGYQVERSTDGASYDVIAEKHADYITNVAKNSHAETQKYIDKDLYSDTQYYYRITTLDAQGKAGYSEANAYTHKGPI is encoded by the coding sequence ATGTATAAGCTACTAACACGTACCTGTTGTATTTGTATTACCCCACTTATGTTAGGAGCTTGTGGTGATGAAACATCAAATAGCGAAGCAGTAATCCCGTCAATTCCTCCTGAGATTGAACCTGAGTTTTACAACAATGGTATGCCGGAAAACATGAAGACCGATGCGCGCGGTCTACCTATATTGCACAGCCTTCCGACAGCAAAAGGACAACTTTATCTCGATTTTGACGGGGACTTTGACCTTGGAGAGTTCCACACAGGTATTGATTTTGATGGTAATCCTGATGCTTATAATAAACAGGAACAAGAATACATTTATAACTGGTGGGTCTCAACAGCAGCACACTTCTCCATGTTTGATATTGATGTCACCACAGAAATAGATGTTTCTCGCCCTAACAGTTGGAACACCATTTTCCCTGGTGCAAAACTGGGGGTTGCTTATGGCGGTTATGGTATTAATTCAAACGACATCGCTCAAATGACCGCAAGTCATGGTCCTTACTCCTCAGTTGTTGGTCACGAAGGTGGTCATACTTTTGGCTTACCCCACGTCGTTGGTGTTGATGCTCAAGGTAAAATAAATTCCAGCTATTACGGTAGCCCTTATCCTTTACGTGGTTGGCATTTAGGTAGCGGCGATAGGATCGTGAATAAATGGTCGAATAAATTCCGTTCCGATAAAATAGACAGTTATTTTGGTGGCGTAGAAAAAGTAGCAAGCCGTATTGCTGCTTATGACGACAACAGCACAGGCTATCGCCCTGATGATCACAAAACTGATTTGACACTCGCGAGTAAAATGGATCACATTAAAAATATCGGCTTTGTCGCTACAGGTATCATTGAAACAATGGAGGATAGCGATAGTTTCTATTTCGACTGGTTAGGTGGCTTTGCTTCGATCAGCAGTCATGCTTTTGAGCTATCACCTGTGAACCTTCACCTTAATTTATACGACAATAATAAGCAATCCATTGCAATGCAAAATAATGGTATCAACCATCAATGGATCTCAGGTGAATTACCCGCTGGCCGCTATTATATAACATTACAAAGTGCTAAGCGTTATAGTGATTTAGGTGAGTATCGATTGCGCGTAAATGCTGTACCCGGGGACTGGCGTACAGCGAATATAGGCCCAAAACGTTCAATTCACAGTACCACTTATAATAGTGATGCAAAGCAATGGACGTTGAAAACAACGGGTGGTGATATCTGGGGTACGAAAGACAATTTTGTTTTCATTTATAAAAAGTTAGTTGGTGAAGGTCAAATTATCGCTAAAGTAGACAGTAATAACGTATCGCATGCTTGGGCAAAATTTGGCGTAATGATACGTGGCGGTTTATCTGAAAATAGTCAGCAGTTTTCTCAACTATTAACAGGTAGTAACGGCCCTGCTACTTTCTACCGAAGTACGATTGATGGCAGTACATCTCATGTTTCAAGTAGAGAAGCTGCTGCACGATGGATAAAGATAGAACGCATAGAGTCTATCAATAACGGCAGTAAAACAGGTGAGTTTAACCATTTTAAAGCATCGATATCTTTAGATGGTATAAATTGGGACATAGTAAACGAACAAATCATTAACCTTCCCGATGAAGTTTATATTGGTCTTGCACAATCAGCTCTGAATCAAACCTCTATGTTATTCAGCTCTTTTTCTTCGGTTAAGGTCACAGGCAATACGAAACGAATTTCAAATGATAGCCTCAAAGCACCATCGAACTTAACCGTTAATAGTATTGAGTATAACGAGGTAACGCTACAATGGGACGACCTAGCAGAAGCAACAGACTATCTCATAGAACGTTCAGAAGACGGCTTATCTTTTGTCGAAATAGCCAAGCTTTCCGATTCTATTTATACTGATACAAGCGTAGTGGCGGGAACGCCTTACAGCTATCGCGTATCCGCTTTAAACACGCAAGGTCAATCCTCAGCTTCTACGGCATTAAAGGTACAAGTCAGAGCTGAGGGGCCACAAGATATGGTTGCAATTAGCTTTAATGAAAACACCATCGTTTTAGACTGGGGAGAGCCTTTGTCACAGATAGGCTATCAAGTAGAGCGCTCTACAGATGGTGCTAGCTACGATGTAATCGCTGAAAAACATGCTGACTATATAACGAATGTTGCTAAAAATTCACATGCTGAAACACAGAAGTATATTGATAAAGATTTATATTCTGACACGCAATATTATTACAGAATAACGACGCTCGATGCACAAGGTAAAGCAGGTTATTCGGAAGCAAATGCATATACGCATAAAGGTCCAATTTAA
- a CDS encoding DUF3726 domain-containing protein: MIVSHNELTAVVNKAFLGMRRTCGEADIIANMVAGLQMVGLNGIGHFNNAAQFLTVEKDCPADIFITNDGSLVVDLHGCSLACHLPVVIDYAVEKMVGKKHLTIELKNCHNRWLAYNELVKLAAKGLACKAQWNNGSSPQNTLYILNQGCVSPELFLSDHLVLAGHELHDMTIQLSVKSFDIADHSAGYARHINSSALNRAQLDTWYDGIRVDDAEWETLKRTATALLVENSEQSVKGAGELVV; encoded by the coding sequence TGGTGAAGCTGATATCATTGCTAATATGGTTGCTGGTTTACAGATGGTCGGTTTGAATGGTATTGGACATTTTAACAATGCTGCGCAATTTTTAACGGTTGAGAAAGATTGCCCTGCCGATATTTTTATCACTAATGATGGTAGTTTAGTGGTGGATTTACATGGCTGTAGTTTAGCTTGTCATTTACCGGTTGTGATTGATTATGCGGTTGAAAAAATGGTGGGTAAAAAGCACCTGACGATTGAATTAAAAAATTGTCATAACCGTTGGCTTGCGTATAACGAGCTGGTGAAGTTAGCGGCTAAAGGACTCGCCTGTAAGGCACAATGGAATAATGGTTCGTCGCCACAAAATACGCTATATATTTTGAATCAAGGCTGCGTGTCGCCGGAGCTATTTTTATCTGACCACCTCGTGCTAGCGGGCCATGAATTACATGATATGACTATTCAATTATCAGTGAAAAGCTTTGATATTGCTGATCACTCAGCCGGTTACGCAAGGCATATTAATTCTTCAGCACTCAACCGCGCGCAACTTGATACTTGGTATGATGGTATTCGGGTTGACGATGCAGAATGGGAAACGCTAAAGCGTACAGCAACGGCACTCTTGGTTGAAAACAGTGAACAATCAGTTAAAGGTGCAGGGGAGTTAGTCGTCTAA
- the apt gene encoding adenine phosphoribosyltransferase, which translates to MNQDTLAFIKDSIKSIPNYPKEGIIFRDVTSLVENGPAFAATIDLLAARFKDAGFTKIAGTEARGFIFGAPLAKALGLGFILVRKPNKLPRKTIEQSYELEYGTDTLQIHVDAVDAGDKVLIVDDLLATGGTVAATVSLIRQLGGVVEDAAFVISLPDLGGEAVLKNLNVNITKLVDFDGE; encoded by the coding sequence ATGAACCAAGATACACTTGCGTTTATTAAAGACAGCATTAAATCAATTCCAAATTATCCTAAAGAAGGCATCATCTTCCGTGACGTAACAAGTCTTGTTGAAAATGGTCCTGCATTCGCAGCGACTATCGACTTACTTGCTGCGCGTTTTAAAGATGCTGGTTTCACTAAAATTGCAGGTACTGAAGCCCGTGGTTTTATTTTCGGTGCCCCCTTAGCTAAAGCATTAGGTCTTGGTTTTATTTTAGTGCGCAAGCCAAATAAATTACCACGTAAAACAATTGAACAAAGCTACGAGTTAGAATACGGTACTGATACGTTACAAATTCACGTTGATGCAGTAGATGCTGGCGATAAAGTACTTATCGTTGATGATTTATTGGCAACAGGCGGTACTGTTGCGGCGACTGTGTCACTTATTCGTCAACTTGGCGGTGTTGTTGAAGATGCTGCATTTGTTATTTCTTTACCCGATCTTGGTGGTGAAGCTGTATTAAAGAATCTTAATGTTAACATTACCAAATTAGTTGATTTTGACGGCGAATAA
- a CDS encoding HD domain-containing phosphohydrolase, producing the protein MRITIKKALISGIILLQFVTLTTLLMSSYISNQRSFNSHAHKLMIDYTDNIISNSKRFLDTAAAATLLSSELLSANVLSIQRPDDLGLYFFQQLKQSPHISGIFFADTTGNFVHVQREQGFKQPLFSRKLITFNNATNSDSTSKSSRLYTHDNNFAQLSVKEIEAESYDPRDRIWFNKALDNDDLSWTDPYVFFSSRKPGITSSMPVYNNENQLIGVIGVDVSLDTISSFFDNLDLGENSTAFVTNRLGEIIAYPDQKIIQDTANESLRFPRINEINNPIALTAWQALQEETQLFSTGGTATAVTFNFNNNKYHGLFKEFTHHKWPWIIAIYMPEKFFLSDLIDNQKLNILFGLVISIIACLTSFFFINHITDSLRKIKMIAEHIRCGQFIKTNVSESTFVELQQTQYAFNNMIDSLISSRKENEQLHLMLEKTNAETITRLGLAAEYKNDSSSNHIRRVSRYCEIIGLNMGMPKDKAKELGAAAKLHDLGKIGIPEQILSKPAALTMQEWVMMKTAPTIGAKILQDAESATLKVAHDIALTLHEHWDGTGYPNQLQFHDIPLAARIVAVVDTFDTMIHSRCYKSALPIEVAIHQIRALSGSKFDPSVIAAFDHCLMDIMDIYKQLSPSVEVYQLPKRCL; encoded by the coding sequence TTGCGTATTACCATAAAGAAAGCCCTCATTAGCGGTATAATTCTGCTGCAATTTGTCACCTTGACCACGCTATTAATGTCGAGTTACATCTCTAATCAGCGATCATTTAACTCGCATGCGCATAAGCTAATGATTGATTATACCGATAATATCATTAGTAACTCAAAACGCTTTCTTGATACCGCCGCAGCAGCAACCTTACTCAGTAGTGAATTATTAAGTGCGAATGTATTATCAATCCAACGGCCTGATGATCTTGGTTTATATTTCTTTCAACAGTTAAAGCAATCCCCCCATATTTCAGGCATTTTTTTTGCTGATACCACTGGCAACTTTGTTCATGTACAGCGTGAACAAGGCTTTAAGCAGCCTCTATTTTCACGAAAACTGATTACATTCAATAACGCGACAAACTCGGATAGCACATCAAAATCATCACGGCTTTATACCCATGATAATAACTTCGCACAGCTTTCCGTCAAAGAAATAGAAGCAGAGTCTTATGATCCACGGGATCGTATCTGGTTTAATAAAGCACTCGATAATGATGATTTATCGTGGACAGACCCTTATGTCTTCTTTTCATCACGTAAACCCGGCATTACCAGTTCTATGCCTGTTTATAATAACGAGAATCAATTAATCGGCGTGATCGGTGTTGATGTCTCCTTGGACACGATTTCGTCTTTCTTTGACAATCTTGATCTGGGCGAGAATAGCACTGCCTTTGTAACCAATCGACTCGGTGAAATAATCGCTTATCCAGACCAAAAAATAATTCAAGACACCGCAAATGAAAGTTTACGTTTTCCCCGTATTAACGAAATTAATAACCCTATCGCTTTAACAGCATGGCAAGCGCTTCAAGAAGAAACCCAACTGTTTTCAACTGGTGGTACAGCAACCGCGGTAACATTTAATTTCAATAACAATAAATACCATGGTTTGTTTAAAGAATTTACGCATCACAAATGGCCATGGATCATCGCGATTTATATGCCTGAAAAATTCTTTCTCAGTGACTTAATCGACAATCAAAAATTGAATATTTTATTTGGTTTAGTGATCAGTATTATCGCCTGTTTAACCTCATTCTTTTTTATAAATCACATTACTGATTCACTCCGAAAAATCAAAATGATTGCAGAACATATACGCTGTGGTCAGTTCATCAAAACGAATGTATCTGAATCTACCTTTGTCGAATTACAACAAACACAATATGCCTTTAATAATATGATTGATAGCTTGATTTCATCACGTAAAGAAAATGAACAGTTACATTTAATGTTAGAAAAAACCAATGCTGAAACGATTACTCGTCTTGGACTTGCCGCTGAATATAAGAATGATTCATCATCTAACCACATTCGACGGGTATCACGTTATTGTGAAATCATAGGCTTGAACATGGGCATGCCGAAAGACAAAGCGAAAGAGTTAGGCGCTGCGGCTAAATTACATGATTTAGGTAAAATTGGTATCCCAGAGCAGATCTTATCAAAACCAGCAGCGTTAACGATGCAAGAATGGGTGATGATGAAAACAGCCCCTACCATTGGCGCTAAGATTTTACAGGATGCCGAATCAGCAACCCTGAAAGTTGCTCATGATATTGCACTCACACTACACGAACACTGGGATGGCACAGGTTATCCAAATCAACTGCAATTTCATGATATTCCCCTCGCAGCGCGTATTGTTGCTGTCGTCGACACCTTTGACACCATGATCCACTCTCGCTGTTACAAGAGCGCACTGCCAATTGAAGTCGCTATTCACCAAATAAGAGCGTTATCAGGCAGCAAGTTTGACCCGAGTGTGATCGCTGCGTTTGATCATTGCTTGATGGATATAATGGATATTTACAAACAACTATCACCCAGTGTTGAAGTGTATCAGCTACCGAAACGCTGCTTATAA
- the dnaX gene encoding DNA polymerase III subunit gamma/tau — protein sequence MSYQVLARKWRPHNFQQVVGQQHVLTALVNALEQDRLHHAYLLSGTRGVGKTTIARILAKSLNCEKGITSKPCGECSTCVEIDQGSYVDLLEIDAASRTKVEDTRELLDNVQYKPARGRFKVYLIDEVHMLSKHSFNALLKTLEEPPEYVKFLLATTDPQKLPITILSRCLQFHLKSLTTEQISQQLVHILSREHCQYELSALNSIAKAADGSMRDALSLTDQALSHGAGEVLHQTVLDMLGTLDHSHMLQLLQLIVNGDANKCMAKIAEVSSLGPDFDQLHVELASLLHRIAMAQILPSSVVDTEHADKVKALCDLMSPEDVQLYYQISLTGRKELPLAPDPRSALEMTILRMLAFRPQGRLQAPERDITPTAVAIAPAVQVQPPVEQAQVVTQVQPPVEQAQVVTQVQPPVEQAQVVTQVQPPIEQAQVVAQAQPQFEPQQSQVMSEPSDEIVTNLNLEQDELLQAAQAMGHVEPIIEEQVNIAPQQAYIAPQQTVQANPQAAAPNVEPENSVDQGRKTRNFLRSRLGTTAKKSTAAKSEQAQSSYVPPKKAVAPVRQNTQASQNRFNAPTASQNMQQQQAPSQQQSAPAWQELPPLDSYQDQGDYQHQSQGQGDYHQAPYPEQNFSEPVVRQLDRFSQVPVDINDLSPSFQPQKSGKTTTTAPLDNKLRDETDPWCCYINQMSLGGRVRQLALHSVMEQEPGRVTLTMNPDQRYFANDKSRQQLSEALEQVLSEPVELVINFGENPNKSTPAQLEEIIYQQRLANATKNLYDDKYIQFFMNRLGAVVDDSSIVPI from the coding sequence ATGAGTTATCAAGTTTTAGCGCGTAAATGGCGCCCGCATAATTTTCAGCAAGTTGTTGGTCAACAACACGTGCTGACCGCTTTAGTTAATGCGCTAGAGCAAGACCGTTTACACCATGCTTATTTACTCAGTGGTACCCGCGGTGTTGGTAAAACAACAATCGCCCGCATTTTAGCGAAAAGCTTAAACTGTGAGAAAGGGATCACCAGTAAACCTTGCGGTGAATGTTCAACTTGTGTCGAGATTGATCAAGGCTCTTATGTCGATCTACTCGAGATTGATGCTGCCTCACGTACTAAAGTCGAAGATACACGTGAATTACTTGATAATGTGCAATACAAGCCTGCACGCGGTCGCTTTAAAGTGTACTTAATCGATGAAGTGCACATGCTTTCTAAACACAGTTTCAATGCACTGTTAAAAACATTAGAAGAACCACCTGAATATGTGAAGTTTTTGTTGGCAACAACAGATCCTCAAAAATTACCAATTACAATCTTATCGCGTTGCTTACAGTTCCATTTAAAAAGCTTAACGACTGAGCAGATTTCTCAGCAGTTAGTGCACATTTTATCACGCGAACATTGTCAGTATGAATTGTCTGCATTGAACTCAATCGCGAAAGCGGCTGATGGCAGTATGCGTGATGCGTTAAGTTTGACTGACCAAGCCTTGTCTCACGGCGCGGGTGAAGTATTACACCAAACTGTACTTGATATGCTAGGCACGTTAGACCACAGTCATATGCTGCAATTATTGCAACTTATAGTGAATGGTGATGCGAACAAGTGCATGGCGAAGATTGCAGAAGTTAGCTCACTTGGGCCTGATTTTGATCAGCTTCATGTTGAGCTAGCAAGTTTGTTACACCGCATTGCAATGGCGCAAATTTTACCGTCATCAGTGGTTGATACTGAACATGCCGATAAGGTGAAAGCGCTATGTGACCTTATGTCACCAGAAGATGTGCAGCTGTATTATCAAATTTCACTCACAGGACGTAAAGAGTTACCGCTTGCTCCTGATCCGCGTAGTGCGTTAGAAATGACGATATTACGTATGCTTGCTTTCCGTCCTCAAGGCCGTTTACAAGCACCTGAGCGCGATATTACACCAACTGCTGTTGCGATAGCGCCAGCAGTGCAGGTACAGCCTCCGGTTGAACAAGCGCAAGTTGTAACACAAGTGCAGCCTCCGGTTGAACAGGCGCAAGTTGTAACACAAGTGCAGCCTCCGGTTGAACAGGCGCAAGTTGTCACGCAAGTGCAGCCTCCGATTGAACAGGCGCAAGTTGTAGCACAAGCTCAGCCTCAGTTTGAACCGCAGCAATCACAAGTAATGAGTGAGCCTAGCGATGAGATTGTTACTAATTTAAATCTAGAGCAAGATGAGTTATTACAAGCTGCTCAAGCAATGGGGCATGTTGAACCGATTATCGAAGAGCAGGTTAATATTGCTCCACAACAAGCCTATATAGCGCCTCAGCAAACAGTTCAAGCTAATCCTCAGGCTGCTGCACCAAATGTAGAACCTGAAAACAGTGTTGACCAAGGTCGAAAAACGCGTAATTTCTTGCGTAGTCGCTTAGGTACAACTGCAAAAAAGTCGACAGCGGCGAAGAGTGAACAGGCTCAATCGTCGTATGTACCGCCGAAAAAAGCGGTAGCACCTGTTAGACAAAATACACAAGCTAGCCAGAATCGCTTTAATGCGCCAACAGCAAGTCAAAATATGCAACAGCAGCAAGCACCATCACAACAGCAGTCTGCGCCAGCATGGCAGGAATTACCGCCGCTTGATTCGTATCAAGACCAAGGTGATTATCAGCATCAAAGCCAAGGGCAGGGTGACTATCATCAAGCACCTTATCCTGAGCAGAACTTTAGCGAACCCGTTGTACGTCAATTGGATCGTTTTAGTCAGGTACCTGTTGATATTAATGATTTATCACCTTCTTTTCAGCCGCAAAAATCGGGTAAAACAACGACTACTGCGCCACTCGATAATAAGTTACGTGATGAAACAGACCCGTGGTGTTGTTACATTAATCAGATGAGTTTAGGTGGGCGAGTTCGTCAATTAGCGTTGCACAGTGTGATGGAGCAAGAACCTGGTCGGGTTACATTGACCATGAATCCAGACCAACGCTATTTTGCAAATGACAAATCTCGTCAGCAATTGAGCGAAGCACTCGAGCAAGTTTTATCTGAGCCTGTTGAGTTAGTGATTAACTTTGGTGAAAACCCAAATAAATCAACGCCAGCACAACTTGAAGAGATTATTTATCAACAACGCTTAGCGAATGCGACTAAAAACTTGTATGATGATAAGTATATTCAGTTCTTTATGAACCGTCTCGGCGCTGTTGTTGATGATAGCTCAATTGTGCCGATATAA
- the dusC gene encoding tRNA dihydrouridine(16) synthase DusC yields the protein MRVVLAPMEGVVDNLMRELLTAQGGYDLCVTEFIRVVEQLLPEKIFYRYCAELNHGCRTQAGTPVRIQLLGQHPQWMAENAVRAIELGSHGLDINFGCPAKQVNKSSGGAACLREPELVYQIVKQVREAVPMEHIVSAKIRLGWEDSNHKLEIADAVQQAGANELTVHGRTKADGYRAAAINWEAISEIRQHVSIPVIANGEIWNHADGQRCLAVTGCDDLMVGRGALNLPNLGEVVKYNKAPMPWADVVILLRNYCQLEIRGDKEKYLPNRIKQWFSYLRKQYPEAAELFTQLRALRQSEEVIKTLNNYQA from the coding sequence ATGCGCGTAGTTTTAGCCCCAATGGAGGGCGTTGTTGACAATTTGATGCGCGAGTTACTTACAGCGCAAGGCGGTTATGATTTATGCGTAACCGAGTTTATTCGAGTTGTCGAACAGCTATTACCAGAGAAGATTTTTTATCGTTATTGTGCCGAATTAAATCATGGCTGTCGTACCCAAGCAGGTACCCCCGTCCGCATTCAATTGTTAGGGCAACACCCACAATGGATGGCAGAAAATGCCGTTCGTGCAATCGAGTTAGGCTCACATGGCCTTGATATCAACTTTGGCTGTCCAGCAAAGCAAGTAAATAAATCATCTGGTGGTGCCGCTTGTTTACGTGAGCCAGAACTTGTTTATCAAATTGTGAAACAAGTGCGTGAAGCTGTACCTATGGAACATATTGTCAGTGCTAAAATTCGCTTAGGCTGGGAAGACAGTAACCACAAGTTAGAAATTGCCGATGCAGTTCAACAAGCAGGTGCCAATGAGCTGACTGTACACGGTCGAACTAAAGCCGATGGTTATCGTGCCGCAGCGATAAATTGGGAAGCTATTTCAGAAATTAGACAGCACGTTTCAATTCCCGTGATCGCCAATGGTGAGATCTGGAACCATGCCGATGGCCAACGCTGTTTAGCCGTGACCGGTTGCGACGATTTAATGGTTGGCCGAGGGGCGCTAAATTTACCCAATTTAGGTGAAGTGGTTAAATATAACAAGGCTCCTATGCCCTGGGCTGATGTCGTTATTTTATTGCGAAACTACTGCCAATTAGAGATCCGCGGTGATAAAGAGAAATATCTACCGAACAGAATAAAACAATGGTTTAGTTACCTACGTAAGCAGTATCCTGAAGCGGCTGAGTTATTTACCCAATTAAGAGCTCTGCGCCAGTCCGAAGAGGTGATTAAAACACTAAATAACTATCAAGCATAA